CTTGCATGGACAGCTTCACCATTCATTGCCCTAATGTCTGTTCAAACAAAAAAGAGCACTTGTATTCGCACATGAGACTGTTATAACAGTGCTAactataaaaatacataaatatataaaaaagaatcaACCTTGCACTACGTCGACTATGAGACCAGGGTTGCGGAAAGAATGAAAGTACAACATGTCCCCCAAAGAGCCATCTGTTATGCCGGGACAGAAGACAGGAATGTTGTTCTGCAAAACATCCAAATGGACATCAATTGATTATCTCTGCTACCTTAAGTCATCCTATTTCAGTAGCTTTAAATAGTGCAACCCTTCAAGCGGGCCTGCCTTTCAATAAATATAGAAAGCTACTAGAAAATAGGGCATAAAAGTGGTAAAAGAGGCAACTAAATCTAAGAAGTAGAAACTATTACTGatgaaataaagaaaaaccAGAGTAAAGAAACATTCcatcacacaaaaaaaaaaaaaaaaaaaaaaccaaatcaCTCATTCACTAAACTcaataaaacaaacaaatactGCTTTCAACAGTTGAAggtattatattataaaatatcatctttgtaatttatatttttaacacAATTTATAAtgtgaaaattaaaaatcttgtaTTTGATGATATAGTGTAATGGATTGTGGTGATACTAATTTCTTCAAagcttgatttttttaaaaaaaaaaaaaatctttaaaattgaTCAACACACCAAGAATGAGATTAACAAGCTGAATAGGATTATTGCCAATAAAAGTAAACAAAGCCAAATGTTTAACAAAAACGATAATATGACTAAGAATATATTCATAATCTTCACAGCCTATATGCAAGATATATTGAAAAAGTAAATACTTGCCTTATAAGCCCAATAGAGGAAAGAGCTCTTGTCATTTATCTCCTTCCCCAAGCGAGCGATTAACTTAGATGGTGTCCATAACAAGTTCTGCTCATCAATTGTAGGTTTAGCAAATACTCCAAATACTCAAACAATGAAACATGCATAACAAAACACGATACTCACATTGTCAATTTGCTCCTTCAACATCTGGTCAAAAATAGGAATGATCCAATCCTCAAACTTGCAATAATTATCATTGGGAACCAATAAGTTACCAATTCGATTCAACCCTTTGGAGCGCAAATAAGCTCCGGGTAGAGCAAAATCACCTTTGTAAGTTGGTGCAAGACATTTTATAAGGTCCTCTTCAATACCACCAGCTGTTGTAACTAAAACATCCACCATGTGATGCTCAACTAGATAACGAATTGTATCCCTAACACCAGATGAAACCAAATTTGAAGTAAAGCCCAGAAAGACTTTACATCTCACAGAGCTTCTAAAATCTAAAACTTTCTCCTCTTCACTGGCGTCCTCGCCTATAGTCTCATCAGCAAGTCTCCAATCtagctttaataaaaaaataaagatgaaTTGAGAGAGGCATTTGAAAGAGGAACGGGTATaaggagaagaagagaagcTAAGCCAACCATTTCATTTACAACTTGGATGGCATCACCAAGGTTGGAGGCTTGGAAGCCAGTAGCGACCATGGAGCTTAATAAGCGTGGGTAGTCCACTCCCTGATTGAAATCGTAGCCTTCAATCTTAGAGCATTTTCCTTCCAGACTTTCTGATTCTTTGAAGGCTGCTGTGTGAGCGGCTTCCAACAGATGGTGGTTTTCCATGCTCTTCCAAAATGTTAGGAATGCTAAGTAGAATACAAATCTATCAGTTTCAACCAAATGAGAAACCTCTTTCAATTAAGAAAGTTGAAGCTATTAGGGATGCTGAGAAGTATATTGTGGATATTGTTCCACATTGAATAACTAGTAgagtattgagccatatataagaacataggCTACTCTACTTATCaatcccatgattctcaacatggtatcagagttaTATCCCTTACGGGCATGTAATTATTGAGCAAAAAATAGCCACCATCTTGAGAGATAATATTGTGGATATTATCTCACATGAAATAAATAGTAGAGTATTGAACTATATATAAGAGCATGAGCTACTCCATTTATCACCAATTGGTTTTAAAATGGAACCATATGATTCTCAACAAAGTAAGATACAATTCTACATAAGAACTCCATTGATGAGCAGTTCTGAGCCATCTTTAGTTAAACTAAAAGCATTATTCACATTTAATAATGCTATGTTTCTTAATAAATTGGTCTcttaaatctctctctctctctctctcacacacacaaaatttgCTTATTCTTAATCcaatcattgttttgaatatgATTTCAATGATAAAAATAGCATTAACATTTGAAGCTTAGTCTAGAACActcaaataaaataacaaacataAAATAGTAACAAATACCCTTTGTCTTATGGTGGTGTCGTCACTGTCGTGGGTGGAGGAAGACTTGGTGGCGGTGCCGCCTACGTGAACGAAGGACTGGTAGCTGGTGCCTTGTCTGGTGCCGTCAGGGTAAAGGATGGACTGGGTTCGCGGCTTGGTGGTGGTGGAGAGTGAAACTTGAGAGTTGAGGGTGATGAGTGGATGCGTGTGGATTTAGGGACTCGGGCGCAGAGAAGAGAGAATGAAAAGGCTCACctggtgtgtgtgtgtgtgtcgaTTTAGGGCTTTAGCCTTTCCCCAAGGAGGTAAGGTAAGTAGCAAAAGTAAAAAAGGGTAACAAAATGAAAATGTTAAAGTACCAAAATAAACACATTGTAAATTTATGAcaatttctaaaaatatatttttttttgtttgtttgttttttttttttttagataatttTACATATCATATAAACAGTGGCAGCAAAGAGCAAGTTAACCACACCAGAAATCCTGCTAGAGAACCAACAACGCCACCTATTGTAGTCCAGCGACCAGGCAGCAACACCACACCAATCAAAAATCCGCTTCACCACCTCCCTAGAGACACAACAAGAGAAAAAAAGATGATGGTGGCTCTCCTCTTCGCTCCCACAAACTGGACAGAGAATAGAGACTAAATTGATgtgaaacttatgaaaattaTCTCTAGTTAGCAAGTGTCCATGAACCACCTGCCATAAGATGAATCTATGCTTGGGCAGAGCAAAATTACACCATATAGATTTGTAAAAGCTATCAATATTCAGAGTTATAGTCCCCAAATACAATCTGGCAGCAACATATTTACCTTTCCTAACAGCTGCTGTCACCATAGGCTTGCTGAAATGACTTCTCAAATGACAAAGTTTCCTCCAATACCAACTTACATCCCCCCTCAAGTCATAATCCCAAAAATCAGCACCTTCCAGATAGATATTGTTGACCCATTTGACCCAAAGAATGTCATGCTTATCCATAATGGCCCAAACAAACTTCCCAAGAATAGAACGATTCCAAGAAGCACCATTCTTGAACCCGAGACCACCAAACGATTTGGGAAGACAAACCTTATCCCAAGAAGCCAAATGAATTTTACTTCGGTCACCCTTAACTCCCCAAAGAAAGCCTCTACAAAGCCTCTCAACCTCCTTTATTACACTTTGCGGAAGAATAAAAATGCTCATCCAATAGTTACGAAGACCAAACAACACCGAATGAATAAGTTGAATACGCCCCGCATAAGATAACTGTTTTGTTGCCCAAGTGACCAGCcgcatttttatcttttttatgatAGCATCACAATCCTCCCGTCTCCACTTAGTTGGTCTAAGGGGCACCCCAAGATACTTGAGAGGAAAAGAGCCCTCACTAAATTGTAAGTCATCCAAGATCATCTCTTTTTCAAGCATACTAACACCCCCAAAATACACTAGAGATTTATCCTTGTTAGGAAATAAACATGTAGTTTCAGAAAAACATCCCAAGGCAATCTTCAAATGGTGGGCCGCCAAAACAGAGCCCTTGCTAAACAGAATGAGGTCATCTGCAAAGCACAAGCTAATCAACTGGAGGCTTTTGCACATAGGGTGGAATTTGAATGTCTTCTCCGAAGCTTCTTTTAGCAATCTCCTTGAAAGATATTCCATTATTAGCACAAATAAGAGAGGAGACATCGGATCCCCTTGTCGAAGCCCTTTTCTCCCTTGAAAGTTACCATGCAATCTTCCATTCAACATAATCGAATAAAGAAGTTCCCCTTAGACACTTCATGATCCAATCaacaaacttggaaggaaattTTAAGCCTACGAGAAGATCCTCAACAAAGCCCCAATCCACAGTATCATAGGCTTTACTGAGATCTATTTTTATGGCACACCTCGGCGAAACATTCTTCCTCCCATAGTTCTTGATCAAATCCTGGAATATCAAAATATTATGAGCAATGGATCTCTTCTTTATAAAAGCACCCTGATTTTGATGAACCAGCCACGGTAGAACTTCAGCTAGTCTTTTGCTCATGAGCTTAGTAATGCATTTGTATAATGTTGAGCAACAAGCTATAGGGCGATAGTCTATGGCTCTCATAGGATTTTCCACCTTGGGAATGAGAGAGATTACCGTTTCATTGAACTGCTTAGGAATCTTACCAGTATTGAAGAAATCTTTGATCGCTAGGCACACTTCAGCCCCAATTTCTTTCCACATGACCTTGAAAAATTCAGAGTTATACCCGTCCGGCCCAGGGCTCTTCGAACTAGGGATACTGAACATAGCTTCCTTAATCTCCTTATTAGAAAAAGATTGGACCAATCTCAACTGTTGGGACAACGACAGCCTATTGCCAAGCTCCATGGACGCTTTGTCAAGCTTTTTAGTAACCGAACTGCAGCTGCCCATATAGCTTTTAAAATGATTAACATAATGCCTAACCACATCAGGATAGTTATCAACAATATTTCCTTGCAAATCAACAAAGCTAGCTATCCtattctcttctcttcttttcttaatACAAGCATAAAAGTAGGCATTATTACCATCTCCTTGGTTTAACCAAGTTACCTTACTCCTTTGGACAAGAAAACTATTCAGCATTTTTTCTCGAAGATGATAACAATCAGCAGCCTCTTTTTCCTCTTTGATAAATCTCTCAACTCCCGGATGACTTTGAGCTTGTAATCTGGCTTCAAGGAACTTGTCTTTAGCCTTCTGGAAGTCCAACTCCACATTACCCAACCTAGCATAATTAAAAGACTTTAAAACATGCTTCAGCCGAGCCAACTTAGACCAAATCCCCAATAAACCAGCAGTGAAAACCGGTTTTTGTCAGCTATCCATAACCAGATTCTTGAAATCACAATGCTCTGTCCAATAGTTGAAGAATCTAAACGGCTTGACACCTATCTCCACCATAACAGCCGAAGAAACAACTATAGCACAATGATCTGAAACCTCTTCCCAACTAAACGAAGCTGACGAATTAGGAAATAAGTCCAGCCAATCCTCATTCTTGAAAGCATGATCAATTCTCGAATATATTCTATCCTTACTCCCTTGATTATTTGACCAAGTAAAGAAAGAACCATGCCTTTTCAAAGTATCCACCAAACCCAAGCTAAGCCAACCATTAAAATCTTCAATCTCAGACCTTGAAACTGGTTTACCACCAACTCTATCCCCataattaattaaggaattaaagtCACCTAAAAGGATCCAAGGCTTGACCGGGTATCTCAAAGTAGTTAGACCCTTCCATAACACCTTCCTCTCATCTAAACCATTCATCCCATACACAAACGTAACACAAAAAGCCTCCGTATGACTAGCCAATTTCACATAGCAATGGACAAATTGGCTAGTTTCAGCAATAACTATCACTCTAGCAAACGTCTTCTTCCAAATTATTAACAATCTTCCTTCTATAGTTGGGCTATTATAGCTCTCCCAACCACAAAAAGTTTTAGACATCATTTCTTGAACCTTCTCACTTTTCAGCTTAGTCTCAATCAAAGCTCCAACCccaatttccttttttttacaAACTTTAAGCACAGCCTCTTGTTTCTTCTCTTTATTGAGGCCTCTAACATTCCAACATAACACATTGCAGCAATTCATAAAAAATGAACCAAAGACCCATCTCCATGTGTCCCACCCTCCTTATTTTGCAACATTTCGAAAGTGTTCTTAGCTTTATGATGTTCTCCATTTTCCCTAACCACTTGCTTATTCTTGAGAAGATGAGCTCTTTTAGGAGTTTCCCAACTCTCCTCAGCCTCTCCCTCATTCACTACCCCAGCTATCAAAGCCCCATGACAAGAATCTTTATCTTCCTCTCGGTCTCTCAAGTCCCCTACCCTCTGTTGAGATATAGCTCCTTCCTTCTCCCCTTCCTTTCCCAATTTGCCCCCTACTCTATTCTTGCCATCATCTCCCATCTCACTAGTCTTCTTAGCATTAATTTGAGCATCATTAACACGATTCTTTTCCTCACCAGCCCCTACACTTTTTGCATCTTTTTTAACCCATTGCTTAACCTCTCCTTTCCTACACTCAGCCATGATATGCCCAAAACCCCCACAATTTTTGCATTTAACCGGCAACCATTCATAGTCCACTCCCTGCTCAACTAATCTCCCTTTCTCATTAAGATAATGTATAACTTTCGGAGGATTGTCAGTAATATCCATTTCTACTAAAACTCTAGCAAATTTGACCATAGTTCTATCCTTTGTAACTTTATCCACCATGATCGGGTTGCCTATAGTACTAACCAAAGCACTTAAACAGTTCTTCCCCCAATATTGCAATCCCAAATCAGGTAAACGAACCCACAATGGTACAGATTTGACAAGTTTCACAGCATCTAAATCAGTAGTCCAAGGTCTAGTAATTACCGGTTTTCGATCAAATTGGATGACACCATTCTCCAGGACATGATCACGAGTAGCTTCATCGTTAAACTTGACAATGGTGAACCCACCATTCATTCGCACAATCTGAGCAATCCCCAGGTTTCCCCACATCCTTCGAATAAAGCCTTCAAAAACAGCAAACGGTGGATTCGCTCCTAGAACCATACATATTACTGCAGAACTCCAGTTAGCCGCCTGCATAACCACCTCCTCTGCATCAATTTGGGCTATTTTAATACCTTCCTTTATCAATGGTTCTTCAAATCTCAGTCGGCCTTCCTGGTCCTGAAAATTTCTGGCTGAAAGCTTCCTCCAATGACTCTGAGATTGAGTCTGCAGATCGTCGGCCTCCACTTTGTCAGCCCAGTTTTGCTCCTCGTTACATTCTTGCCCATCACCTAGGTCAGCCTCTACTGTCTCTCTGTTTGCATCTCCTTCCTCCTCAATCGCATCTGCAGCTCCCGATTCCTCTATTTCTTTATCGACCTCACTCTGTCGAACATCACCCTCACTGCGAGTACCAGATTCCACACTCAACTCACGGATTACAGGCTTTCGAATCGCTCGTCGCCTCTTCGCCATGGAAGGGACCTGGAGAGAAAACGCACGCGCTatactttttctttctcttcttctttttcaatttttattttgatttattttagcACATCAAAATAAGGATTTTTGCCAAAAAATTTCTTCCCCACGATCTTCTACTGCCATTGAAGCTCCATTCTACGATTttgttctatattttttttcttatatcaaTAGTTATCATCCGTTCCTCCTCTTCTCCATCTCCTTcggtaaaaaaaaaacccagtgTTTATAAACCTACAGCAATGCGTGTGAAATCGTTGGGAAAAAAGGCAAAGATAAACTAGTTATTGTGGAAGAAGATGACACTCGTGAAGATTTTTTATTGAAACGAGAGatatcatcaacacacacaaaaatatatcgCTTACCATTCAGACTTTCAACTTGAATtagacccataagatccatgtgaagcaactccaatacttttgaggtattgatattagACACAcgtttgtgagtgatttttaattgtttaCCAAGTTGACAaggttcacacttaccaacgCTTTCTTTACCCAGCTTAGGTAGACCTcaaacaatacctgcatttgataattttttcagatttttataatttatatgtcTGAGTTTAGCATGCCACAAATTCGTGGTGTTGTTTATGGCTGAATGACAAGTGAACACAGGGGGTAAGGTTATAACATTTATTAGTGGATCAAAATCCTTGCAAAATACATTGATTATCATCATTAagtacataacaatgatcactgtcAAATGAGACAGTATACCCTTGGTCACAGATTTGAgtaatgctaagtaaattagccattagtccttcaactaacatcacatttttcaatcTGGGCAACCCTTCAAAGCTGAGaattcccataccaacaacttttccagctAACCCATTGCCAAAAGTGACTTCCCCACACTGCATAAGACGGATGTTGatcaaaaaatccttgtcacctgtcatatgtctagagcaaccactatcaaaataccacatttgagatgcagctcTTTTATCAAAAAAACCGGCTAGACATTTTTTCTTAATCCATTTTTGTTTCATACATTTATGTTTCTCTTGAGATTTTTctaaattaccaaaataatttgttgTGAACATATATTTCATaatgaaacatttaggtctgatatgtccttttttACCACAGAAATAACAAGTAGGAATGAATCTTTTTACCTCAGATCTTACTCTTTTTGCAAATCCTGGAGACTTTGCGTCAGTGAAAACAGTTTCTGCAACGACAGGTTTTGAATCTGTTGTAGCAGACTTCAAATTTGTAGCATTAGGAAAATTCGTTGGAATactagattttacaaaattCGTGATTCCAGAACTTTCCATACCATTTGATCAAATGCCAGCAAagcctctttgacctgcatttTGAGCttcttcaaaaatagaagaCTCGGGATTAAGCATTTggatatttttcttagaatttcaagttccttctttaaaagagtaattttttcatctttaacaCAAAAATCGGTCTCATATTCTTCTATTTTTAACTCAAAAgtttcaatttgatgagacaaattttattcattttagtaCACTCTATTTTGAGAAGTAACTTGAATCCACTTTTCATACATGaatttgtatgattcagcaagagattcttcaAAAATTTCAGAATTATCATAATCAGATTCTTCTTGTTCAGTGGTATTATTTAAACATACCA
This Cannabis sativa cultivar Pink pepper isolate KNU-18-1 chromosome 6, ASM2916894v1, whole genome shotgun sequence DNA region includes the following protein-coding sequences:
- the LOC115694828 gene encoding deoxyhypusine synthase isoform X1, encoding MENHHLLEAAHTAAFKESESLEGKCSKIEGYDFNQGVDYPRLLSSMVATGFQASNLGDAIQVVNEMLDWRLADETIGEDASEEEKVLDFRSSVRCKVFLGFTSNLVSSGVRDTIRYLVEHHMVDVLVTTAGGIEEDLIKCLAPTYKGDFALPGAYLRSKGLNRIGNLLVPNDNYCKFEDWIIPIFDQMLKEQIDNNLLWTPSKLIARLGKEINDKSSFLYWAYKNNIPVFCPGITDGSLGDMLYFHSFRNPGLIVDVVQDIRAMNGEAVHASPRKTGIIVLGGGLPKHHICNANMMRNGADYAVFINTAQEFDGSDSGARPDEAVSWGKIRSAAKTVKVHCDATIAFPLLVAETFAKKSVV
- the LOC115694828 gene encoding deoxyhypusine synthase isoform X2 encodes the protein MVDVLVTTAGGIEEDLIKCLAPTYKGDFALPGAYLRSKGLNRIGNLLVPNDNYCKFEDWIIPIFDQMLKEQIDNNLLWTPSKLIARLGKEINDKSSFLYWAYKNNIPVFCPGITDGSLGDMLYFHSFRNPGLIVDVVQDIRAMNGEAVHASPRKTGIIVLGGGLPKHHICNANMMRNGADYAVFINTAQEFDGSDSGARPDEAVSWGKIRSAAKTVKVHCDATIAFPLLVAETFAKKSVV